Proteins from one Desulfovibrio legallii genomic window:
- the gyrB gene encoding DNA topoisomerase (ATP-hydrolyzing) subunit B, giving the protein MAPDTFGNGGYNASSITILEGLSAVRKRPAMYIGSTDARGLHHLVYEVVDNSIDEAMAGYCSHITIILHADNSVTVRDDGRGIPVDIHPKEGVPAVQVVMTKLHAGGKFDNSSYKVSGGLHGVGVSCVNALSEELTVTVRRDGKRYRQHYARGVPQDTLAVISEGVEGHGTTVTFKPDEEIFEVLEFSYETLKKRFEELAYLNKGLIIECVDERTGENHLFHAEGGIRQFVGDLNSGEQGIHPIIFGEGVVDNVTVDFALQYNAGYKENILTFANNIRTKEGGTHLVGFRTALTRAINAYIKSQPDLSKKMKNTALSGDDVREGLTAVVSVKLPQPQFEGQTKTKLGNSEVAGLVAGVVYDRLNVYFEENPKDIRLIIDKAVDAARARDAARRAKELVRRKGALSDNALPGKLADCQSKDPSESELFIVEGDSAGGSAKQGRNPKNQAILPLRGKILNTERTRFDRMLANKEVKALITAMGAGIGEEDTDLDKLRYHKIIIMTDADVDGAHIRTLLLTFFFRQYQEMVERGFVYIAQPPLYRVHNARLERFIKDDAELNEFLLSRVSEDVAVLASNGKTYSGDVMVELMERIEKLENRINDAELGGNPRELFLALVTYPRRIDPDLLQNKDEDLIQWLNAHNYMLTLEREQSEDEEERLFAVFENTGGHHTRRGMEFFSSRLYRQTWQMFDDLRQECGGLNFRLRRKDGEAEAESLFGLMGMVLDEARKGINIQRYKGLGEMNPEQLWVTTMNPDNRVLLQVSVEDANEASDAFEELMGDRVEPRRDFIERNALAVHDLDI; this is encoded by the coding sequence ATGGCTCCCGACACCTTCGGCAATGGCGGCTACAACGCCTCTTCCATCACCATTCTTGAGGGCCTTTCGGCCGTGCGCAAGCGCCCGGCCATGTACATAGGCTCCACAGACGCGCGCGGCCTGCACCATCTGGTCTATGAGGTGGTGGACAACTCCATTGACGAGGCCATGGCGGGCTACTGCTCGCACATAACCATTATTCTGCACGCGGACAACAGCGTCACCGTGCGGGACGACGGCCGCGGCATCCCTGTGGACATTCACCCCAAGGAGGGCGTGCCGGCCGTCCAGGTGGTCATGACCAAGCTGCACGCCGGCGGCAAGTTTGATAACTCCAGCTACAAGGTTTCCGGCGGTCTGCACGGTGTGGGCGTCTCCTGCGTCAACGCCTTGTCCGAGGAGCTTACCGTTACCGTGCGGCGCGACGGCAAGCGCTACCGCCAGCACTATGCCCGCGGCGTGCCGCAGGATACCCTTGCGGTCATCAGCGAGGGCGTGGAAGGCCACGGCACCACTGTGACCTTCAAGCCCGACGAAGAAATTTTTGAAGTCCTGGAATTTTCTTACGAGACGCTCAAAAAGCGGTTTGAAGAGCTGGCCTACCTCAACAAAGGCCTGATCATCGAGTGCGTGGACGAACGCACGGGCGAAAACCACCTCTTCCACGCTGAAGGCGGCATCCGCCAGTTTGTGGGCGATCTCAATTCGGGCGAGCAGGGCATCCATCCCATTATCTTCGGCGAGGGCGTGGTGGACAACGTCACCGTGGATTTCGCCCTCCAGTACAATGCAGGCTATAAGGAAAATATCCTTACCTTTGCCAACAACATCCGCACCAAGGAAGGCGGCACCCACCTGGTGGGCTTCCGCACGGCCCTGACCCGCGCCATCAACGCCTATATCAAGAGCCAGCCGGACCTTTCCAAAAAAATGAAGAATACGGCCCTCTCCGGCGACGACGTGCGCGAGGGCCTTACCGCCGTGGTCAGCGTCAAGCTGCCTCAACCCCAGTTTGAAGGGCAGACCAAAACCAAGCTCGGCAACAGCGAAGTGGCCGGCCTGGTTGCCGGCGTGGTCTATGACCGCCTGAACGTGTATTTTGAAGAGAATCCCAAGGACATCCGTCTGATTATTGATAAGGCCGTGGACGCCGCCCGCGCCCGAGACGCCGCCCGCCGCGCCAAAGAGCTGGTGCGCCGCAAAGGCGCGCTCTCGGACAACGCCCTGCCCGGCAAACTGGCGGACTGCCAGAGCAAGGATCCGTCGGAATCCGAACTGTTCATCGTGGAGGGCGATTCCGCAGGCGGTTCGGCCAAGCAGGGCCGCAACCCCAAAAATCAGGCCATTCTGCCCTTGCGCGGCAAAATCCTTAATACTGAGCGCACCCGCTTTGACCGCATGCTGGCCAACAAGGAAGTGAAGGCCCTTATCACGGCCATGGGCGCTGGCATCGGGGAAGAAGACACGGACCTGGACAAGCTGCGCTACCACAAGATCATTATCATGACGGATGCCGACGTGGACGGCGCGCACATCCGCACCCTGCTGCTGACCTTCTTTTTCCGTCAGTATCAGGAAATGGTGGAACGCGGCTTTGTCTACATTGCCCAGCCGCCTCTTTATCGCGTCCACAACGCCCGCCTGGAGCGCTTTATCAAAGACGACGCGGAGCTCAACGAGTTTCTGCTCTCCCGGGTGAGCGAAGACGTGGCCGTGCTGGCCTCCAACGGCAAGACCTACAGCGGCGACGTCATGGTGGAGCTTATGGAACGCATTGAAAAACTGGAAAACCGCATCAACGATGCGGAGCTGGGCGGCAACCCGCGCGAGCTCTTCCTGGCCCTGGTCACCTACCCCCGGCGCATTGATCCGGATTTGCTCCAGAACAAAGACGAAGACCTGATCCAATGGCTCAATGCCCACAACTACATGCTGACCCTGGAGCGGGAACAGAGCGAAGACGAAGAAGAACGTCTTTTTGCCGTCTTTGAGAACACCGGTGGGCACCACACCCGGCGCGGCATGGAATTTTTCAGCTCGCGCCTCTACCGCCAGACCTGGCAGATGTTTGACGACCTGCGCCAGGAGTGCGGCGGGCTCAACTTCCGGCTGCGCCGCAAGGACGGCGAAGCCGAGGCCGAAAGCCTTTTCGGTCTTATGGGCATGGTGCTGGACGAGGCCCGCAAAGGCATCAACATCCAGCGCTACAAAGGCCTGGGCGAAATGAACCCGGAACAGCTCTGGGTTACCACCATGAACCCCGACAACCGTGTGCTCCTCCAGGTCTCCGTGGAGGACGCCAACGAGGCCTCAGACGCTTTTGAAGAGCTCATGGGCGACCGTGTGGAACCCCGCCGGGACTTCATTGAACGCAATGCCCTGGCTGTGCACGATCTGGATATTTAG